One window from the genome of Pseudoliparis swirei isolate HS2019 ecotype Mariana Trench chromosome 24, NWPU_hadal_v1, whole genome shotgun sequence encodes:
- the ugdh gene encoding UDP-glucose 6-dehydrogenase, producing MFQIKRICCIGAGYVGGPTCSIIAHMCPEITVTVVDINESRIKAWNSDTLPIYEPGLKDVVESCRGRNLFFSTDIDSAIKDADLVFISVNTPTKTFGMGKGRAADLKYIEACARRIVEVSDGYKIVTEKSTVPVRAAESIRRIFDANTKPSLNLQLLSNPEFLAEGTAVQDLTKPDRVLIGGDETPEGQRAIRALCAVYERWVPKDRIITTNTWSSELSKLAANAFLAQRISSINSISALCEATGADVEEVAKAVGMDQRIGSKFLKASIGFGGSCFQKDVLNLVYLCEALNLPEVASYWQQVIDMNEYQRRRFACRIIDCLFNTVTGKKIALLGFSFKKDTGDTRESSSIYISKYLMDEGAKLFIYDPKVLKDQIIYDLSQPNISEDNPGRVSELVTVTSDPYEACQSAHALVICTEWDMFKELDYEKIYKKMLKPAFIFDGRRVLDHLHAHLQNIGFQIETIGKKVTAKRIPYTPAAVGPRTATSETPAKKAKV from the exons ATGTTTCAGATAAAGAGGATCTGCTGCATTGGTGCTGGGTACGTAGGGGGCCCCACATGCAGCATTATCGCCCACATGTGTCCGGAGATCACGGTGACCGTCGTGGACATCAACGAGTCCCGCATCAAAGCCTGGAACTCGGACACTCTGCCCATTTATGAG CCGGGTCTGAAGGATGTGGTTGAGTCATGCAGGGGGAGAAATCTGTTTTTCTCTACGGACATTGACTCCGCCATCAAGGACGCAGACCTCGTCTTTATCTCT GTCAACACCCCAACCAAGACCTTCGGGATGGGGAAGGGTCGTGCGGCGGACTTGAAGTATATTGAGGCGTGCGCTCGGAGGATCGTGGAGGTGTCCGACGGTTACAAGATAGTCACAGAGAAGAGCACAGTACCGGTCCGAGCTGCCGAGAGCATTAGACGGATATTTGATGCCAACACCAAGCCAAGTCTGAACCTGCAG TTGCTGTCCAACCCAGAATTCCTTGCAGAAGGAACAGCGGTGCAGGATCTGACGAAGCCGGACCGCGTCCTGATCGGCGGAGACGAAACGCCCGAAGGTCAAAGGGCAATCCGAGCGCTGTGTGCCGTCTACGAGCGCTGGGTGCCGAAGGATCGCATCATTACCACCAACACGTGGTCATCCGAGCTGTCGAAACTG GCAGCCAATGCATTTCTGGCACAGCGGATCAGCAGCATCAACAGCATCAGCGCCCTCTGTGAGGCCACCGGGGCCGACGTGGAGGAGGTCGCCAAGGCCGTCGGGATGGACCAGAGGATCGGCAGCAAGTTCCTCAAAGCCAGCATCG GTTTTGGTGGAAGCTGCTTCCAGAAGGACGTGCTGAATTTGGTTTACCTGTGCGAGGCCCTCAACCTGCCGGAGGTAGCCTCCTACTGGCAGCAG GTGATCGACATGAATGAGTACCAACGTCGGCGGTTCGCCTGCAGGATCATCGACTGCCTCTTCAACACCGTTACCGGGAAGAAGATCGCTCTGCTGGGCTTCTCCTTCAAAAAAGACACAGGCGACACGAG GGAGTCGTCCAGTATCTACATCTCCAAGTATCTGATGGATGAGGGAGCCAAGCTGTTCATCTACGACCCCAAAGTCCTCAAGGACCAAATCATTTATGACCTCTCCCAGCCCAACATCTCAGAGGACAACCCGGgaagag tGTCGGAGTTGGTGACCGTGACCTCCGACCCTTACGAGGCCTGCCAGAGTGCACACGCATTGGTCATCTGCACCGAGTGGGACATGTTCAAGGAGCTGGACTATGAGAAGATCTACAAGAAGATGCTGAAGCCGGCCTTCATATTCGACGGCCGCAGAGTGCTGGACCACCTCCACGCTCACCTTCAGAACATCGGCTTCCAG ATCGAGACCATCGGTAAGAAAGTGACGGCGAAGCGAATCCCCTACACCCCGGCAGCCGTTGGTCCCCGCACCGCTACCAGTGAAACTCCAGCCAAGAAAGCCAAAGTCTAG